A single genomic interval of Candidatus Hydrogenedentota bacterium harbors:
- a CDS encoding winged helix-turn-helix transcriptional regulator, with protein MLQALLLDPVPSYYQRQLESATGLPLRAVQRELDRLAKAGLLFRRAEGNRVYYQVNMESPMFPELRGLVLKSVPPAMRLRGEAALDPAVRLCLLSPARDRALVVHQGRRPSLKAEGITVECLTMELFLAALAGGEVGLARWLNEGTDLLGRREDVLWRHIETAGHTVRKEHGVP; from the coding sequence GTGTTGCAGGCACTCCTGCTCGACCCGGTGCCCTCCTATTATCAGCGGCAACTGGAGTCGGCCACAGGGCTGCCCCTGCGCGCGGTGCAGCGGGAACTGGACCGCCTCGCCAAGGCGGGGCTGCTTTTCCGCCGCGCCGAGGGGAACCGGGTCTATTACCAGGTCAACATGGAGTCGCCCATGTTTCCCGAGCTGCGCGGGCTGGTGCTGAAGAGCGTGCCGCCCGCCATGCGCCTGCGGGGCGAGGCCGCGCTGGACCCGGCGGTGAGGCTGTGCCTGCTGTCCCCCGCGCGGGACCGCGCGCTGGTGGTGCACCAGGGGCGGCGCCCGTCGCTGAAGGCGGAGGGCATCACGGTGGAGTGCCTTACAATGGAACTGTTTTTGGCCGCGCTGGCCGGGGGGGAAGTGGGGCTGGCGCGGTGGCTGAACGAGGGCACGGATTTGCTGGGGCGCCGCGAGGACGTGCTGTGGCGCCACATCGAGACGGCGGGACACACGGTGAGAAAGGAGCACGGGGTGCCATGA
- a CDS encoding TIM barrel protein: MSRRTAMGALAGAVGSAGLLACGAKAQDTAPSGGGRFKQSASRWCYGKVPMAKFCAEAKAIGLRGVDLLSEDQWDEVIGHGLEVALSNGPGKIEDGWNDPSNHERLIQGAEEMLPKLSQRGIKNMVIFSGNRKGMPDEEGLKNCTAGIKQILPAAEKANVVLVMELLNSKRNHKDYMCDHTVWGVKLAEALGSDRFKLLYDIYHMQIMEGDVIDTIREFHPFIAHYHTGGVPGRNEIDGSQELNYRRICEVIAETGFTDYLAHEFVPKNDPMTSLREAYNLCNV, encoded by the coding sequence ATGAGCCGCCGCACGGCGATGGGCGCCCTTGCGGGCGCGGTGGGGTCGGCGGGCCTGCTGGCCTGCGGCGCGAAGGCGCAGGACACCGCGCCGTCGGGCGGGGGCCGCTTCAAACAGTCCGCCTCGCGCTGGTGCTACGGCAAGGTTCCCATGGCGAAGTTCTGCGCCGAGGCGAAGGCCATCGGCCTGCGGGGGGTGGACCTCTTGAGCGAGGACCAGTGGGACGAGGTCATCGGCCACGGGCTCGAGGTGGCCCTGTCCAACGGCCCCGGCAAGATCGAGGACGGATGGAACGACCCGTCCAACCACGAGCGGCTCATCCAGGGCGCGGAGGAGATGCTCCCCAAGCTGTCGCAGCGCGGCATCAAGAACATGGTGATCTTCTCGGGCAACCGCAAGGGCATGCCGGACGAGGAGGGGCTGAAAAACTGCACTGCGGGGATCAAGCAGATTCTGCCCGCGGCGGAAAAGGCCAACGTGGTCCTGGTGATGGAACTGCTCAACAGCAAGCGCAACCACAAGGACTACATGTGCGACCACACGGTCTGGGGCGTGAAACTCGCCGAGGCGCTGGGCTCGGACCGCTTCAAGCTGCTCTACGACATCTACCACATGCAGATCATGGAGGGCGATGTCATTGACACCATCCGCGAGTTCCACCCCTTCATCGCCCACTACCACACCGGCGGAGTTCCCGGACGGAATGAGATTGACGGCTCCCAGGAGCTGAACTACCGCCGCATATGCGAGGTCATCGCCGAGACCGGCTTCACGGACTACCTCGCCCACGAGTTCGTTCCGAAGAACGACCCCATGACCTCCCTCCGCGAGGCGTACAACCTCTGCAATGTCTGA